The DNA window GCGGACGGTCGACGCCGAGAATGAGAGCAAGGCCGGCACTCGGCACCCCGATCGACTCCAGAATCACAACGAGCATCACGATGCCCGCACTCGGCACCGCCGCGGTTCCGATGGAGGCCAGCACCGCGATCAGGACGATGTTGAGCTGCTGGGTGAAGGCCAGGCTGATGCCGAGCACCTGTGCGATGAAGACCGCCGAGACGGCCTGGTAGAGGGCCGTCCCGTCCATGTTGACCGTGGCCCCCAGGGGCAGCACGAACGAGGAGACCTGCTCCGACACGCCGAGGTTCTTCTCCGACACCTCCATCGTCACCGGCAGCGTGCCCCCGCTCGACGACGTGGAAAAGGCGACCAGCTGTGCCGGGGCGATGGCCCGGAAGTAGTCCGCGATTGAGATGGACGTAAAGAGCCGCATAAAGATGGGGTAGACCACAAACACCATGATCGCGAGCCCGATCACCACCGTCAGGCAGTAAAACCCGAGGGCACCGAGGAGGCTGGCAAGGTCCGCGGGACTCTCGGCGGCAATCGAGGTAATCGCATCGGCCAGAAGCCCAAACACCCCCACCGGCGCCGTGAGCATGATGATCTCCACCGCCTTGATGATCGCCTCGAATAAGCTGTCGAAAACCGCCAGCAAGGGCTCCGACTTCTCACCGGGAAGCAGGAGGAGCACGACCCCGAGGAACAGGGCCACGAAGACGACCTGGAGCATATTTCCGTTGTCCGAGGCCGACTCGAAGAAGTTCGACGGCACGATGTCGACCAGCGGTTGCAGGGGGCCACGCCCTTCCGCCTGTTCGGCCACTTCCATGTTCTGCTCAATGTCGCCCTGATACTTCTGCTCCAGTTGTGTGCGCATCTCCTGCGGCACGGTTCGGCCCGGCTGAAGGGTATTGACCAGGACGAGCCCAATCACGAGCGCGATGGTGGTGGTCAAGATGTAAATCCCCAGCGTCTTTCCCCCAATCCGCGACAGCTGTTCGAGGTCGCCGAGCGACGCCACCCCCACAATCAACGACGCCAAAATAAGCGGCACCGCAATGAGTTGGAGGAGGTTCAGGAAAATCGTCCCGAACGGCGCGACCCAGTCGCTGGTGAATTGGCCCCATCCGGCGGACGCGGCGACGACCCCGTAGACGAGGCCGAGCACAAGCCCGATGATAATTTGCCAGTGAAGCTTCTTGTACCAGGGCATAAGCACACTCTACTTGACGCGGAGGAGACAGAAAGGGCGCTCTGCTTTTCTTGACACGCCTAAACTAAAGGCACATCGTCCTCCTCTACAACCCCGCCGGCTCGGGAGGAGTGCAGGTGCCTGCGTTCGAAACGGCCCCCACTCCCGGCCGCAACGCGGCTACCCCACCAGCAGGACGCCTGCGAGCGCGATTCCGCCCCCTACGGTCGTGCCCACAAAATTGACGGCATTGTTTCCCATTGGCGCCCATCCCCGCACGGGCGCGGCCCCTTGGGCCGGCGGTGTTTCCCTCCACTCCCCCGAATCGGCCCGGTACTGCGCCTGGAGGAAGGCCCCCACGAGGCTGTCGGCGGCCATGCCCAGCAGCCCCGCCCCCACGAGCAGGGCAACGTCCCCCCGCACGTCCCCCGTCACAGGGCCGTTCGTGAGCACCGCCGCCCCCGCCACGCTCGCCGCGCCGAGCATCGCCGCGACTGTTCCCGTGACCGACACCGCCCCGGAGGTGCCGGCGGCGACTCGCCGCCCGGTGCGCAGCGACCACGGGGCCGTGGAGAAACGCGTGCCCACTTCCGTCGCCCACGTATCCGCCGCGGCCGCCGCCAGGGCCCCGACGAAGACGGCGTAGCCGCCCGCGAGCACCGCCCCCCCGGACGGCACGACCGCCGATCTGGCCAGCGCCGCCCACGCCACCCCTCCGTTCGCCAGAACCTGGGCCTCCGTTCGCCGGGGGGCGCCGGCCGCGGCTGCCGCGTGGCGGTCGTCCTGCACGTAGGTCAGTGCGCTCGACAACCCGAAGAAAACCACCCCCGGAACGACCCAGGCCGTCCCGCCGAGCCCCACCAGCGACGCGGCAAACAGCCCCCCGACGGCGGCCCCTCGCAGGTCCAGCGCATCCGCCCCGTGGGCGAGCCCCCCGAACAAGATGCCCACGAGGAGCGCCCCGCCGAGAGCGCCGATGCGGAGGGTCTCCTCCTGCAACGGCACCCACACGAGAACCAGCGCGACCGGCACGAAAAAGTTGTCCCAGCCCCGTGCACTGACCGCCTCCACGGGCGTCGCGACCAGGGCCGCTCCGGTCGCCGCCCCAACCACCGCCCCCAGGCCCCACGAGGTGCCGCCACCGAGCACGAGCACCGACAGCCCAAAGGCGACGCCCGCAAACGTGAGGCTGCCCCGCACAGTGGCGTTCAGGGGAGCAGTCCCCGACCTCGTCGACCGTTCGCCCACCCACGACGCCGCCGGGTCCGCCAGGGCGAGCACGAGGTACGCCCCCTGGAACGCAAACAGACGGTCCGGAGCGATGGACCACGTCATGCCCAGCGCCGCAATCACGGACACCGGCAGCGCAACCGTGCCCCAGCTCCCCGGCCGGGCCGCATGAATGCCGGGCCACCAGTGCCGAGCCCGGGCGGTCGCGTTCGCCACCGTGAAGACGCCCGCCAGCAGATAGACCGGCAGCGGCCGCCCGAACAGAACAGGAGTGGCGGCCACGAACAGACCGACGCCCGTGTGGACGAGGCGGCGTGTGGTGGAGGCTCGGAGGCCCCAGGCACGGAGGCTCTCACCGAGCCCGACAAGCCCCCCGAGTCCGACCAATGCCCCTAGAACCATCAGGCTCTCCGTTCCAGAAAGGGGAAGACCAGGCATTCGAACAGAGGATTCGCTGTTGGACAACGACACCGCCCCAAAACAAAACCGCCCCGGCACGCTTGGCGGCGCGACCGGGGCGGAAAGACGCTATACAACGTGGTGGAGGCTAGTTTTCGGAGCCGGACGCCTCGATTTGCTCGACGTCCTCCTCGCTCGGCGCACCGTCGCCGGCCGCCCCGTCGCCGCTCGGGCTTTCGCCGTCGCCGCCGATGGCCGCCTGCAGCTCTTCGAGCTCGGACTTCGAGCCCACGACCAGGTCGCGGTACTCGCGCTGGCCCGTGCCCGCAGGGATGGAGTGGCCCGCGACGACGTTCTCCTTGAGCCCTTCCAAGGGGTCCGTCCGGGACCGAATGGCGGAGTTCGTGAGCACCTTCGTCGTCTCCTGGAACGAGGCCGCAGAGATCATCGAGTCGGTGGCGAGGGACGCCTTCGTGATGCCGAGGAGTAGCGGCTCACCAACCGCGGGTCGAGCCTCGCGGACCTCAATCTCCGGCTTGTCTTCGCGCTTCAGCTCCGAGTTGAGCTCGCGCAGGCGCCGGCGGCCGATGACTTCGCCAATCTCGACGTTCGCGTCGCTCGGGTCCTTGACGACGAATTTGTCGTACAGGTCGTCGTTGATGCTCGCCATCTTCTGGCGATCCACCTGGTCCTCCTCGAGGAAGTTGGTGTCGCCCGGCTCGGTAATCTTCACCCGCTTCATCATCTGCCGGATCACGACCTCGAAGTGCTTGTCGTCAATGTCGACGCCCTGGAGGCGGTAGACCTCCTGGACCTCGTTGAGGAGATGCTCCTGCACGGCCCGTGGCCCCTTAATGGACAGGATGTCGTGCGGGGCAATCTGTCCGTCACAGAGCCGGTCGCCGGCCTCTACGTAGTCGCCCTCGTGCACCAGCATGTGCTTCGAGAG is part of the Salinibacter ruber DSM 13855 genome and encodes:
- a CDS encoding dicarboxylate/amino acid:cation symporter, whose product is MPWYKKLHWQIIIGLVLGLVYGVVAASAGWGQFTSDWVAPFGTIFLNLLQLIAVPLILASLIVGVASLGDLEQLSRIGGKTLGIYILTTTIALVIGLVLVNTLQPGRTVPQEMRTQLEQKYQGDIEQNMEVAEQAEGRGPLQPLVDIVPSNFFESASDNGNMLQVVFVALFLGVVLLLLPGEKSEPLLAVFDSLFEAIIKAVEIIMLTAPVGVFGLLADAITSIAAESPADLASLLGALGFYCLTVVIGLAIMVFVVYPIFMRLFTSISIADYFRAIAPAQLVAFSTSSSGGTLPVTMEVSEKNLGVSEQVSSFVLPLGATVNMDGTALYQAVSAVFIAQVLGISLAFTQQLNIVLIAVLASIGTAAVPSAGIVMLVVILESIGVPSAGLALILGVDRPLDMLRTTNNVTGDTMVASVVAATENQLNFPTNGVSVATTDVQGGVREETAR
- a CDS encoding DUF92 domain-containing protein; the protein is MPGLPLSGTESLMVLGALVGLGGLVGLGESLRAWGLRASTTRRLVHTGVGLFVAATPVLFGRPLPVYLLAGVFTVANATARARHWWPGIHAARPGSWGTVALPVSVIAALGMTWSIAPDRLFAFQGAYLVLALADPAASWVGERSTRSGTAPLNATVRGSLTFAGVAFGLSVLVLGGGTSWGLGAVVGAATGAALVATPVEAVSARGWDNFFVPVALVLVWVPLQEETLRIGALGGALLVGILFGGLAHGADALDLRGAAVGGLFAASLVGLGGTAWVVPGVVFFGLSSALTYVQDDRHAAAAAGAPRRTEAQVLANGGVAWAALARSAVVPSGGAVLAGGYAVFVGALAAAAADTWATEVGTRFSTAPWSLRTGRRVAAGTSGAVSVTGTVAAMLGAASVAGAAVLTNGPVTGDVRGDVALLVGAGLLGMAADSLVGAFLQAQYRADSGEWRETPPAQGAAPVRGWAPMGNNAVNFVGTTVGGGIALAGVLLVG